The Hymenobacter sp. DG01 genome has a segment encoding these proteins:
- a CDS encoding NeuD/PglB/VioB family sugar acetyltransferase, translating into MENPVIILGAQAVGTAALDVFQSNDVVVYCLLDDNAALQNTELNDVPVMGSTDDKELLKLLGKKCEVFVATEDTASRRSLTGMLRQEYEVAPVNAIHQRASVSPHAWLGHGILIGANAVVAGTAKVGDGCILGANAVVDVKAEMGDYSQLGAGAILNAEVTVGELAFIGAGAVVVAGVKIGAKARVGAGSVVVADVPAGQTVFGNPAQKV; encoded by the coding sequence ATGGAAAACCCTGTCATCATTCTGGGCGCACAAGCCGTCGGTACCGCAGCCCTCGATGTCTTTCAAAGCAACGATGTAGTGGTATACTGCCTGCTCGACGACAACGCCGCTCTGCAGAACACCGAACTCAACGATGTGCCCGTGATGGGCAGCACCGACGACAAAGAGCTGCTGAAGCTGCTGGGCAAGAAGTGCGAGGTATTCGTGGCTACTGAAGATACCGCCAGCCGCCGCAGCCTCACAGGCATGCTGCGCCAGGAATACGAGGTAGCCCCCGTCAACGCCATCCACCAGCGGGCCAGCGTATCGCCGCACGCGTGGCTGGGCCATGGCATCCTCATTGGGGCCAACGCCGTGGTGGCCGGCACCGCCAAAGTCGGTGATGGCTGCATCCTCGGGGCTAATGCCGTGGTAGATGTGAAGGCTGAAATGGGCGACTACTCTCAGCTAGGTGCCGGTGCCATCCTCAACGCCGAAGTAACGGTAGGGGAGCTGGCCTTTATCGGGGCCGGAGCAGTAGTTGTGGCTGGTGTAAAAATTGGCGCCAAGGCCCGCGTAGGCGCTGGCTCCGTGGTGGTAGCCGACGTGCCTGCCGGCCAGACGGTGTTCGGCAACCCCGCCCAAAAAGTTTAG
- a CDS encoding DUF2851 family protein, with protein MQEDFLHYVWQHQYFDKTSLQTEDGQPVTVLRPGQRNPDAGPDFLNARLQLGEVEWNGAVEIHIRASDWFRHQHQTDLKYDQVVLHVVYLADQKVCRTNGSVVPALALGSRIAPHLLATYEQLREQPPEAALPCAPLLSQASELTRTMMTGRTLLERMEHKADLITALHQQQGQDWEATTWHALAAAFGFQKNAEPMSRLAKALPLPVLRRHRHDARQLAALVFGQAGFLEEIEPTDAYLQDLRQEFAFLRHKYNLSGTALAAHDWNFLRLRPANFPTVRLAQLTGLLHARPALFDVLLSARDIRALEQFFATPLPEYWQTHYRPGKAGKVAVLGRSSIHLLVTNLVVPLRVAYARYLGNPELVEAAVTLLDQLPAEQNHVLDVYQLAGFRNASAADSQGLLALHRGYCAPRQCVRCAIGGSILRQR; from the coding sequence ATGCAAGAAGACTTTCTGCACTACGTTTGGCAGCACCAGTACTTCGATAAAACCAGTTTGCAGACGGAGGATGGTCAGCCAGTAACCGTGCTGCGGCCTGGCCAGCGCAACCCCGATGCCGGCCCCGATTTCTTGAATGCCCGCCTGCAGTTAGGGGAGGTAGAGTGGAACGGGGCAGTAGAAATTCATATCCGAGCCTCCGACTGGTTTCGGCACCAGCACCAGACTGACCTCAAGTACGACCAGGTGGTACTACACGTGGTGTACCTTGCCGATCAGAAAGTGTGCCGAACCAATGGCTCGGTGGTGCCGGCCTTGGCCCTTGGCAGCCGGATAGCGCCGCATCTGCTGGCTACCTATGAGCAGCTGCGGGAGCAACCCCCCGAGGCCGCCCTACCCTGTGCCCCGCTGCTAAGTCAGGCATCGGAGCTAACCCGCACCATGATGACCGGCCGCACCCTGCTGGAGCGGATGGAGCACAAGGCCGACCTGATAACGGCCCTGCATCAGCAGCAGGGCCAGGACTGGGAGGCCACTACCTGGCACGCGCTAGCCGCCGCCTTCGGCTTCCAGAAAAACGCCGAGCCTATGTCCCGCCTGGCCAAGGCCCTGCCGCTCCCGGTGCTGCGCCGCCACCGCCATGATGCGCGCCAGCTAGCCGCGCTGGTGTTTGGGCAGGCAGGCTTCCTGGAAGAAATTGAGCCTACGGATGCCTATTTGCAGGACTTGCGGCAGGAGTTTGCCTTTCTGCGCCACAAGTACAACCTCAGTGGCACGGCCCTGGCTGCCCACGACTGGAACTTTCTGCGGTTGCGCCCGGCCAACTTCCCGACGGTACGCTTGGCCCAGCTTACGGGCTTGCTCCACGCCCGCCCTGCTTTGTTTGATGTCTTGCTGAGCGCCCGCGACATCCGGGCTCTAGAGCAGTTCTTTGCCACTCCGCTGCCCGAGTACTGGCAAACTCACTACCGGCCCGGCAAAGCCGGGAAAGTGGCCGTGCTAGGCCGGAGCAGCATTCATTTGCTGGTAACTAACCTGGTAGTGCCGCTGCGGGTAGCCTATGCCCGCTACCTGGGCAACCCCGAACTGGTAGAAGCGGCCGTTACCCTGCTCGACCAGCTGCCGGCCGAGCAGAACCACGTACTGGATGTATATCAGCTGGCGGGCTTCCGCAATGCCTCGGCCGCCGACTCCCAGGGGCTGCTGGCCCTGCACCGGGGCTACTGCGCGCCCCGCCAGTGCGTGCGCTGTGCCATTGGGGGTAGTATCTTGCGGCAGCGGTAG
- a CDS encoding tetratricopeptide repeat protein: MAHLYSDSRVLPDSVRRALTFFYRSRFTRNYSSRYVRRALALLQEAAERGNGSAMSFLGVAYGEAWGLPQDLEKAVYWLRRAADTGHQLARYNLAVAYDNGLGVARNRVQAWLLFRRLATEGYRDAQFGAAHMLFYGEGVMQNYPQARYWARQAARQGHPEAMQLLGTCLLRGLGGPTRLPAAQRWLKRAVAAGSCLAVKRLAESWQHSANTVQPEDIIRYLEKLIEARSKAIATQALYTLGCFGQQYPHLLPARRSNVREYFRWAARFKHLEAALKFAQLQGEKF; the protein is encoded by the coding sequence TTGGCACACCTTTACTCTGATTCGCGGGTACTGCCGGACAGCGTCCGCCGGGCCCTGACGTTTTTCTACCGCTCACGCTTTACGCGCAACTACAGCTCCCGCTACGTCCGGCGGGCGCTGGCGCTACTGCAGGAAGCCGCCGAACGTGGCAATGGCAGTGCCATGAGTTTTCTGGGGGTAGCCTACGGCGAAGCCTGGGGCTTACCTCAGGACCTGGAAAAGGCCGTTTACTGGCTGCGAAGAGCCGCCGACACCGGGCATCAGCTGGCCCGCTACAACTTGGCCGTTGCTTATGATAACGGTCTGGGAGTTGCGCGCAACCGCGTGCAGGCTTGGCTGCTGTTTCGGAGGCTGGCCACGGAAGGCTACCGCGACGCCCAATTCGGTGCGGCTCATATGCTGTTTTACGGCGAGGGGGTAATGCAGAACTACCCCCAGGCCCGCTACTGGGCCCGGCAAGCCGCGCGGCAGGGCCACCCGGAGGCCATGCAATTGCTGGGCACCTGCCTGTTGCGCGGCCTGGGCGGGCCAACCCGCCTGCCGGCGGCCCAGCGCTGGCTGAAGCGTGCCGTAGCCGCTGGAAGCTGCCTGGCCGTAAAGCGCCTGGCCGAGTCCTGGCAGCACTCCGCCAACACCGTCCAGCCCGAGGATATTATCCGCTACCTCGAAAAGCTAATTGAGGCCCGGAGCAAAGCCATAGCAACCCAGGCGCTCTATACGCTGGGCTGCTTCGGGCAGCAGTACCCTCACCTGCTACCGGCACGCCGCTCCAACGTCAGGGAATATTTCCGCTGGGCAGCCCGGTTCAAGCACCTGGAAGCGGCCCTGAAATTTGCCCAGCTTCAGGGCGAAAAGTTTTAA
- a CDS encoding outer membrane lipoprotein carrier protein LolA produces the protein MKKYLALLALSVSLTSVATAQQDPKAGKILDQMSAKYQAMKAFKATFTQTLENDAAKVKENLSGDITVSGQKFRLKMSGQEVINNGQTMWTYMKAENEVNISDYEPEDQEISPSQIYTLYKKGYKYAYVQEAKEGGEVVDVIELSPEDRSNPVYKVRLKVGRADKAVKSWQMFKKNGNRYTYRISKFQPNVPVDATTFNFDKSKYKGVKVIDLR, from the coding sequence ATGAAAAAATATCTCGCCCTGCTCGCCCTTTCCGTGTCGCTGACCTCCGTCGCCACGGCTCAGCAGGACCCTAAAGCCGGCAAGATTCTGGACCAGATGAGTGCCAAGTATCAGGCCATGAAGGCTTTCAAGGCCACGTTTACCCAGACCCTCGAGAATGACGCCGCGAAAGTGAAGGAGAACCTCTCCGGCGATATTACCGTGAGCGGCCAGAAGTTTCGCTTGAAAATGAGCGGCCAGGAGGTCATCAACAACGGCCAAACCATGTGGACCTACATGAAGGCCGAAAATGAGGTGAATATCTCTGATTACGAGCCTGAGGATCAGGAAATTTCGCCCTCTCAGATCTATACGCTCTACAAAAAAGGCTACAAGTACGCCTACGTGCAGGAAGCCAAGGAAGGCGGCGAAGTGGTGGACGTAATCGAACTCTCACCCGAAGACCGCAGCAACCCCGTGTACAAGGTGCGCCTGAAGGTAGGCCGGGCCGATAAAGCCGTGAAAAGCTGGCAGATGTTCAAGAAGAACGGCAACCGCTATACCTACCGCATCAGCAAGTTCCAGCCCAACGTGCCGGTGGATGCTACCACCTTCAACTTCGACAAAAGCAAGTATAAAGGCGTGAAGGTGATTGACCTGCGCTAA
- a CDS encoding rhodanese-related sulfurtransferase produces MDYLVLLYYCYTPIENPEQFREEHHRLCLSLNLLGRIIVASEGLNGTVSGLRADCEEYMRLVKADPRFAALEFKVEEAPAHTFQKLHVRVKPEIVHVGLPHIKPYERTGIHLSPTEFRDLKDQEDVVVLDVRSDYEHNLGRFKNAITLDIENFREFPDKVQELEQFKDKKILTYCTGGIKCEKASAFLLEQGFENVYQLHGGIIKYGLEAGGEDFEGKCYVFDGRVAVDVNSVNPSIISHCHHCHTPSDRMVNCANPHCNAHIPLCETCGQQLDGACSTTCQEHPDKRPYDGTGAYPKNSNNYNPEQGLLSYRAPAR; encoded by the coding sequence ATGGACTACCTCGTTCTGCTGTATTATTGCTACACGCCCATTGAGAACCCCGAGCAGTTTCGGGAGGAGCACCACCGGCTGTGCCTGAGCCTGAATTTGCTGGGGCGCATCATCGTGGCCTCTGAGGGGCTGAACGGCACCGTGTCGGGCCTGCGGGCCGACTGTGAGGAATATATGCGCCTGGTGAAAGCCGATCCGCGCTTTGCGGCGCTGGAATTCAAGGTGGAAGAAGCTCCAGCTCACACCTTCCAGAAGCTGCATGTGCGCGTGAAGCCGGAAATCGTGCACGTGGGCCTACCCCACATCAAACCCTACGAGCGTACCGGCATTCACCTCTCGCCTACTGAATTCCGCGACCTGAAGGACCAGGAGGATGTAGTGGTGCTGGATGTGCGCTCCGACTACGAGCACAACCTGGGCCGCTTCAAGAATGCCATTACGCTGGACATTGAGAACTTCCGCGAGTTTCCGGATAAGGTGCAGGAGCTGGAGCAGTTCAAGGACAAGAAAATTCTGACCTACTGCACCGGCGGCATCAAGTGCGAGAAGGCCTCGGCTTTCCTGCTGGAGCAGGGGTTCGAGAATGTGTACCAGCTGCACGGCGGCATCATTAAGTACGGGTTGGAAGCCGGGGGCGAAGATTTTGAGGGCAAGTGCTACGTATTCGATGGCCGCGTGGCCGTGGACGTGAACAGCGTGAACCCCAGCATCATCAGCCACTGCCACCACTGCCACACCCCCTCCGACCGGATGGTGAACTGCGCTAACCCGCACTGCAACGCCCACATTCCACTCTGCGAAACCTGCGGCCAGCAGCTCGATGGTGCCTGCTCCACCACCTGCCAGGAGCACCCCGATAAGCGCCCTTACGACGGAACCGGCGCCTACCCCAAGAACAGCAACAACTACAACCCCGAGCAGGGCCTGCTGTCGTACCGCGCCCCGGCCCGGTAA
- a CDS encoding DNA translocase FtsK 4TM domain-containing protein translates to MAKNTYKQPSSAAPGRSNEPRPAAEPRAARNQPRAVEPEPPREARRNEPAARATRPAAPKAARKPMQLPAVNLSGLFSFLRDRRFQLFLGFFFLIGSIYLTIAFISFLFTGHADQSVTETVGRTSLKEAGQETGNWLGLVGAMLAQFLIQDGFGVAAFAAIPIVFFIGYKIVFRRAGVSFTYVLALCLFTMLWLSVLMGYVVLTIQSPDVDPALAHSLDFLCGGVGYETAFWLDSLIGWGTVLLLAFLLISFVVFFFNVTSLNLNLRRSAGEEDEDEAEEERAFSTASGRGNYAATPTAAFEPDEPQEDTLGITLKRVGPLAAQPALEEDEEDEDPQPQRTGPVAGVSPAFSVASPAPAVAAASATVGAGGLAAASAVPLSVAATAGSALTGAAAALAATPSSGPSFSIEMPEAEVAPASVAPKAPVAVASVPTPLSLADLVADDTPLPAPTAPIVAPVAVAPSVPAGLSFEVEDATTSTHELDPSAGADMAVIAEEDEEEEAMPTGEYDPTLDLPRYQYPTLELLNDYGVAKAQVTKEELEANKDRIVETLGHYGINIASIKATIGPTVTLYEIVPDAGVRISKIKSLEDDIALSLAALGIRIIAPIPGKGTIGIEVPNTKKEMVSIRSVFNTDKFVTTEMDLPIAFGRTITNEVFVVDLAKMPHLLMAGATGQGKSVGLNVILASLLYKRHPSQLKFVLVDPKKVELSIFNKIERHFLAKLPESEEPIITDTKKVVNTLNSLCMEMDKRYDLLKDAGCRNLKEYNRKFVERRLNPKKGHRYMPFIVLVIDELADLMMTAGKEVETPIARLAQLARAIGIHLIVATQRPSVNVITGIIKANFPCRISFKVTSKIDSRTILDAGGADQLIGQGDMLISQGSDIIRVQCAFIDTPEVDRLCDFVGEQQGYPNAYELPEVPGEAGSGNGDADDFDPSDRDSMFEEAARVIVLHQQGSTSLIQRKLKLGYNRAGRLIDQLEHAGIVGPFEGSKAREVLIPDEYSLEQLLNSLPK, encoded by the coding sequence ATGGCTAAAAATACCTACAAACAACCCTCATCAGCGGCTCCGGGCCGCTCCAACGAGCCTCGGCCGGCGGCCGAGCCGCGCGCGGCCCGCAACCAGCCCCGCGCCGTTGAGCCGGAGCCCCCCCGCGAAGCCCGCCGCAACGAGCCCGCTGCCCGGGCTACCCGGCCGGCGGCGCCCAAAGCTGCCCGCAAACCCATGCAACTGCCGGCCGTGAACCTCAGCGGCCTGTTCAGCTTCCTGCGCGACCGGCGGTTTCAGCTGTTCCTGGGCTTCTTCTTCCTGATTGGCTCCATCTACCTCACCATTGCTTTCATTTCCTTCCTGTTTACGGGCCACGCCGACCAGAGCGTAACCGAAACGGTAGGCCGCACTTCGCTTAAGGAAGCAGGCCAGGAAACCGGCAACTGGCTGGGGCTGGTGGGGGCTATGCTGGCCCAGTTCCTGATTCAGGACGGCTTTGGGGTGGCGGCCTTCGCGGCCATTCCCATCGTGTTTTTTATCGGGTACAAGATTGTGTTCCGGCGGGCGGGCGTGTCGTTTACCTACGTGCTGGCGCTGTGCCTGTTTACCATGCTCTGGCTGAGTGTATTGATGGGCTACGTGGTGCTCACCATTCAAAGCCCCGACGTGGACCCGGCCCTGGCCCACAGCCTCGACTTCCTGTGCGGGGGCGTGGGCTACGAAACTGCCTTCTGGCTTGATAGCCTTATTGGATGGGGCACGGTGCTGCTGCTGGCTTTCCTGCTGATTTCCTTCGTGGTGTTCTTCTTCAACGTCACCAGCCTCAACCTGAACCTGCGCCGCAGTGCCGGCGAAGAAGACGAGGATGAAGCGGAAGAGGAGCGGGCCTTTTCAACGGCTTCGGGTCGGGGCAACTACGCCGCTACCCCCACTGCCGCCTTCGAACCCGATGAACCCCAGGAGGATACCCTGGGTATCACGCTCAAGCGGGTAGGCCCCCTGGCTGCTCAGCCCGCACTGGAGGAAGACGAGGAGGACGAAGACCCGCAACCCCAGCGTACCGGCCCGGTGGCCGGAGTATCGCCCGCTTTCAGCGTGGCTAGCCCGGCTCCGGCCGTGGCCGCTGCTTCTGCCACGGTAGGCGCGGGTGGGTTGGCAGCGGCTTCAGCCGTGCCGCTGAGTGTGGCCGCTACGGCCGGCTCCGCCCTGACCGGGGCTGCGGCTGCCCTGGCTGCTACCCCCTCCAGCGGCCCCAGCTTCTCCATCGAAATGCCGGAGGCAGAGGTAGCGCCCGCCTCTGTAGCACCTAAAGCTCCGGTGGCAGTGGCCAGCGTGCCTACCCCCTTGTCCCTGGCCGATCTGGTAGCGGATGATACCCCGCTGCCTGCACCAACCGCGCCAATCGTGGCACCCGTAGCCGTGGCTCCGAGCGTGCCAGCCGGGCTGTCGTTTGAGGTAGAAGATGCTACTACCTCTACCCATGAGCTGGACCCTTCGGCCGGCGCCGATATGGCCGTTATTGCCGAAGAAGATGAGGAAGAAGAGGCCATGCCCACCGGCGAGTACGACCCTACCCTCGACCTGCCCCGCTACCAGTACCCCACCCTGGAACTGCTCAACGACTACGGAGTAGCCAAGGCCCAGGTAACTAAGGAAGAGCTGGAAGCCAACAAGGACCGCATCGTGGAAACCCTGGGGCACTACGGCATCAACATCGCCAGCATCAAGGCTACCATTGGGCCCACGGTTACGCTCTACGAAATCGTGCCCGACGCCGGGGTGCGCATCTCCAAAATCAAGAGCCTGGAGGATGACATTGCCCTGAGCCTGGCGGCCCTGGGCATCCGCATCATCGCGCCCATTCCGGGCAAGGGTACCATCGGTATTGAGGTGCCGAACACCAAGAAGGAAATGGTGAGCATCCGCTCGGTGTTCAACACCGACAAGTTTGTGACCACCGAAATGGACTTGCCCATTGCTTTTGGCCGCACCATTACCAATGAAGTGTTCGTGGTGGACCTGGCCAAAATGCCTCACTTGCTCATGGCGGGTGCTACGGGCCAGGGTAAATCGGTGGGCCTGAACGTGATTCTGGCTTCCCTGCTCTACAAGCGTCACCCCAGCCAGCTCAAGTTCGTGCTCGTTGACCCGAAGAAGGTGGAATTGAGCATCTTCAACAAGATTGAGCGCCACTTCCTGGCCAAGCTGCCCGAGTCGGAGGAGCCTATCATTACCGATACCAAAAAGGTAGTAAACACGCTCAACTCCTTGTGCATGGAGATGGACAAGCGCTACGACCTGCTCAAGGACGCCGGCTGCCGCAACCTGAAGGAGTATAACCGCAAGTTTGTGGAGCGCCGCCTCAACCCCAAGAAGGGCCACCGCTACATGCCCTTTATTGTACTGGTAATTGACGAGCTGGCCGACCTGATGATGACCGCCGGCAAGGAGGTAGAAACGCCCATTGCCCGCCTGGCCCAGCTGGCCCGCGCCATCGGGATTCACTTGATTGTGGCTACCCAGCGCCCATCAGTAAACGTTATTACGGGTATCATCAAGGCCAACTTCCCCTGCCGGATTTCCTTTAAGGTGACCAGCAAAATCGACTCCCGCACCATTCTGGATGCCGGCGGCGCCGACCAGCTGATCGGCCAGGGCGACATGCTGATTTCCCAGGGCTCCGACATCATCCGGGTGCAGTGCGCCTTTATTGATACGCCCGAGGTGGACCGCCTCTGCGACTTCGTGGGCGAGCAGCAGGGTTACCCCAATGCCTACGAGCTCCCCGAAGTGCCCGGTGAGGCCGGCAGCGGCAACGGCGACGCCGACGACTTTGACCCCTCCGACCGGGACTCCATGTTCGAGGAAGCCGCCCGCGTGATTGTGCTGCATCAGCAGGGTAGTACCTCCCTGATTCAGCGCAAGCTCAAGCTGGGCTACAACCGCGCCGGCCGATTAATTGACCAATTGGAACACGCGGGCATCGTTGGGCCGTTTGAGGGTAGCAAGGCGCGCGAAGTGCTGATTCCGGATGAATACAGTTTGGAACAGTTGTTGAATAGCCTACCGAAGTAG
- a CDS encoding acyl-CoA reductase, whose amino-acid sequence MTHADRLAAFVALGQRLSDLTTPAYADELAGLAARARNQNNWFDLPNVTSAIRGIAHLLAEKPLRQWSARYPQEPAQPRKIGVVMAGNIPLVGFHDALCVLLSGHILLAKLSSDDTALMTWVLEELTRLEPRFTEQIQLVPRLNAADAFIATGSDNTARYFEYYFGKKPNIIRRNRTSLAVLTGRETDYDLGMLGEDIFRYYGLGCRNVSKLYVPEGYDFTPLLDSLQPWHRVLEHNRYQNNYDYNKSIMLVNRVPHLDSGFLLLTQSTQLVSPISVLHYETYGNEVDLVVRLADVAAQTQCLVSAGGLFAGSFPFGRAQQPGVADYADGVDTMAFLAELA is encoded by the coding sequence ATGACGCACGCCGACCGCCTGGCTGCTTTCGTGGCCCTGGGCCAGCGCCTCTCTGATCTTACTACCCCCGCCTACGCCGATGAACTGGCCGGCCTGGCTGCCCGGGCCCGCAACCAGAACAACTGGTTTGATTTACCCAACGTCACGTCGGCCATTCGGGGCATTGCGCATCTGCTCGCGGAGAAACCTCTGCGCCAGTGGTCGGCCCGCTACCCCCAGGAGCCCGCCCAACCCCGCAAGATTGGGGTAGTTATGGCCGGCAATATTCCCCTGGTGGGCTTTCATGATGCTTTGTGCGTGCTGCTCTCGGGCCACATTCTGCTGGCCAAGCTCAGCTCCGATGATACCGCGCTGATGACGTGGGTACTGGAGGAGCTGACGCGCCTGGAGCCGCGCTTTACGGAGCAGATTCAGCTGGTGCCGCGCCTGAATGCCGCCGACGCCTTTATTGCCACCGGCTCCGACAATACGGCCCGCTACTTTGAGTACTACTTCGGCAAAAAGCCCAACATCATCCGGCGCAACCGCACCAGCCTGGCCGTACTCACGGGCCGCGAAACCGACTACGATTTGGGTATGCTGGGCGAAGACATTTTCCGCTACTACGGCCTGGGCTGCCGCAACGTAAGCAAGCTCTACGTGCCCGAAGGCTACGATTTCACGCCCCTGCTCGACTCCCTGCAGCCCTGGCACCGCGTACTGGAGCACAACCGCTACCAGAACAACTACGACTACAACAAGAGCATCATGCTGGTGAACCGCGTGCCTCACCTCGACTCCGGCTTCCTGCTGCTCACCCAAAGTACTCAACTGGTGTCGCCTATTTCGGTGCTGCACTACGAAACGTACGGCAACGAGGTGGACTTGGTGGTGCGCCTGGCCGATGTGGCGGCTCAAACTCAGTGCCTTGTCTCGGCGGGCGGGCTGTTTGCGGGTAGCTTTCCGTTTGGCCGGGCCCAGCAGCCGGGGGTAGCCGATTACGCCGATGGCGTGGATACTATGGCCTTTTTGGCGGAACTGGCGTAA
- a CDS encoding 4Fe-4S dicluster domain-containing protein yields MAIMITDECINCGACEPECPNTAIYEGGAQWRWADGTSLQEVQVDGGATVSGVAPQRPISDEYYYIVSDKCTECVGFHEEPQCAAVCPVDCCVDDPDYRESQEKLLSKKQWLHQEA; encoded by the coding sequence ATGGCCATCATGATAACCGACGAGTGCATCAACTGTGGTGCCTGCGAACCGGAATGCCCCAACACCGCCATTTACGAGGGCGGCGCTCAGTGGCGCTGGGCCGATGGCACGAGCTTGCAGGAAGTGCAGGTTGACGGCGGAGCCACTGTATCGGGCGTAGCGCCCCAGCGGCCTATTTCTGACGAGTACTACTACATTGTGTCCGATAAGTGCACCGAGTGCGTGGGTTTCCACGAGGAGCCCCAGTGCGCTGCCGTGTGCCCCGTGGACTGCTGCGTGGACGACCCCGACTACCGTGAATCGCAGGAAAAGCTGCTCAGCAAAAAGCAGTGGCTGCACCAGGAAGCCTAG
- a CDS encoding nucleoside phosphorylase, with product MPIAESELILNKDGSIYHLNLLPDHISETIITVGDPERVPTVSQHFDSIETIIHKREFVTHVGYYRGKRLTVISTGMGTDNIDILMNELDALVNIDFVTREPRPLEERINLRIVRVGTSGSLQADIPVGSLLVSEHAVGLDSLMQFYPLVETGLEVEVARGVQQSLQLDYRPYCVRGSDLLREQLGAGMVTGNTLTCPGFYGPQGRVLRLDLRLANLIEQFQQFRYHSAEGEFRLTNFEMETAGYYSLGRMLGHEVVSLNAIVANRATGEFATNSDQVVNNLIATTLERI from the coding sequence ATGCCCATCGCCGAATCGGAGCTGATCCTCAACAAGGATGGCAGCATCTACCATCTGAACCTGCTACCCGACCATATTTCCGAAACCATCATCACGGTCGGCGACCCGGAGCGCGTACCCACGGTTAGCCAGCACTTTGATTCCATCGAAACCATCATTCACAAGCGCGAGTTTGTGACGCATGTGGGCTACTACCGCGGTAAGCGCCTCACCGTTATCAGCACGGGCATGGGTACTGATAACATCGACATCCTGATGAATGAGCTGGATGCGCTGGTGAACATCGACTTCGTGACGCGCGAGCCACGCCCTTTGGAGGAGCGGATCAACCTGCGCATCGTGCGGGTGGGTACCAGCGGCTCTCTGCAGGCCGATATTCCGGTGGGCTCCCTGTTGGTGTCGGAACACGCCGTGGGCCTGGACTCGCTGATGCAGTTCTACCCCCTGGTGGAAACGGGCCTGGAGGTAGAGGTAGCGCGTGGTGTGCAACAAAGCCTGCAGCTTGATTACCGCCCGTACTGCGTGCGCGGCTCCGATTTGCTGCGCGAGCAGCTGGGCGCGGGCATGGTCACTGGCAACACGCTCACCTGCCCCGGCTTCTACGGTCCCCAGGGCCGCGTGCTGCGCCTGGACCTGCGCCTTGCCAACCTGATTGAGCAGTTCCAGCAGTTCCGCTACCACAGCGCTGAAGGCGAGTTCCGCCTCACCAACTTTGAGATGGAAACGGCTGGCTATTATTCCCTGGGCCGCATGCTGGGCCACGAGGTAGTGTCGCTGAACGCCATTGTGGCCAACCGTGCCACCGGCGAATTTGCCACCAACTCCGACCAGGTAGTAAACAACCTGATTGCCACCACCCTGGAGCGCATTTAG